The Quercus robur chromosome 3, dhQueRobu3.1, whole genome shotgun sequence DNA segment CAATCTAGTCATCATATGGCTACAACTCTGACATAGAAAAACCACCATAGCAGGTTGCATATTCTAATAACTCGAGATtttggaaagagagagatccGTGTAATACAAATACAACATGTCCGTTCTAAACCCTGATCTGCCTCACAACAGAttgttatattttctattttatgcCATATACTTTTAGATCCCAATAATTGAATTTGTTCCCATTGAGGTCGCATAAGGaaggaaaaatataatactGGGCCACCCAATGCTTTTCAGAACAGATGCCAAGCAAATTGTTTGCTTCTTTTGATCTTATTATCCAACATTAGGAATAAGTATGATAGAATTCAGCATCATCAAAGTTACTTTTGAAATAGAAACACATTATTTGACATTATGTGACATCAAAACCAATGACATTCGTAATTGAACTCAGCAACTCACTCGTATAAAGCAGATTCTCTGTATTTCAGAGCAAAATCTATGCCAAGTTTTGCTTCTGCAGATGTAGAAGTGACGTCTAACATCCATGCTGCCggattgtaattatttctaatCTTTGGAACTCGAGGAATACTCTGTCAGAATATAAGTTGAGTAACAAGAAGATTTATCCACTTAACTAGATGAAGAAAATAGTATTActaaaagaagatgaaagagGAAAATGCAGAGGATAAATATATTGTTACAGGAAACAGACCTCAAAATATTCTATAACGCTACTTGAATGCTCTCCAAGTTGTCCAGAGTAAATCAAGTGTCCACCAGTTTTTAGAAGAATTAACTGCAAAAGCAAGAGAAGCATCAGATAAATAACTCTTCAAGATACAATACTATCCGACACTAGGTCTCATATTCTCTTTTTGGGTATCAGGTTCGAATGGAGcttatataattataatctGGTTGCTCCACAATGGGGTGCATTATTTTCTCCATTGTAGCCAAAAGTAAAACCTCTTAGGCCTTTATTTAGCTCTCCAGTACTTATGCATTTATTCCTAAGATTAATAGCACTCCTAGAAGCAATGGAGCACCGCTTCTTGTTTTCAAAAGTAAATtctatttacaattttaattttaaaatgttcaaaaaatagtattttttttttacctcatcAAATGCTTCAAATAGGTCAATACTTGGTTGGTGGATGGTACAAACAATTGTTCTTCCCGTATCAGCTGCATTCTTCACAGCTCGCATGACAATTGCAGCTGCTCTTGCATCCAATCCAGTTGTTGGTTCATCCATGAAGATAATAGAGGGGTTTGCAACAAGCTCCACAGCTATTGTAAGCCGCTTGCGCTGCTCATTTGATAGACCAGTAACGCCAGGTATGCCTACTAAAGCATCCTTTATTCCATCAAGCTCAATGGTCTCCAGGACTTCATTTACAAATTCCTGCAAGACATGCCACAGCAGATCTGACAAATTATTATCTCAATGACgaatataaaacaaaatcttTGATTGATGTCAATGCCTGGAGAACTTACAGCTTTAGTTTTTGCGTCTATCTGAGGAGACAGTCGTAGCCAAGCAGAAAATATCACTGATTCTTCAACTGTGATTTGAGGAGAATGTATATCTGTTTGTTCACAATAACCTGACACCCTAGCAAATGTTTCTTGGACCTTGGGATACCCTCCAATCTTTATTTGCCCTTCAATATAGCCACTAGTCTTTCTTCCTGCTAGGACATCTAGAAGAGTTGTTTTCCCAGCTCCACTGACACCCATCAATGCTGTAAGAACGCCAGGCCTCAATGCACCCATAATATCAGAAAGAATTTGGAGTTTTTTGTTGGTGAAtccattttctctcatttcctgggagccaaaaataaaagataaagacaGGAATTAACATAATAGTGCACAGCTATAATTATAGCAACCACCAGAAACTTATACGAAGTTAATTGTGATACCAAGGGGGTGTCAACATAGTACTGCACATCTTGAAACGCTACTGTTAAGGGTGTAAAAGGTAAGACCATCCTACCTGTTAATTAAGACAGGAAACTCATTAAAACACTGGGGAAATATTGCCAAACCTTAATTTGGTTCAATACTAGTCTGTGGAGAGGTATGATCTGAAGAATAAGCAGAAGaacaataaaattgataaaacctTTCTTTGGTTCAATACTAGTCAGTGGAGGAGAATTTCTAGACTTTTTGTCCTGATGGGTACCATCATGTGAATCTTCACTTCCTCGTATTTCGGAAAGCTTTTCATGTGAGATAATAGCACGAGATGATCCAGGAGCTGAATGTTTATTAAATGAGGATGAATTAACATCTAGCTATTGTTTCACTGCTGTTtaagttaaaatataataaaaattaagacaaaCTTACACTTCAAGAAGCTTAAGGCCAAGATGTATCCAATGTTGAATACTATTGTGAATCCAAACAGGGCACCCAGTGATATCCAATAAAGATATCCGTCAAAGTTTAACCCTCGGCTTTTAAGTATTTCTTGCCCTATCGTAGTGTTTGTGGAAAGCATCTACAGGCAAGAAAGGAAATTAAACTTAGTAGGTAAGACCATCTATTTACTCAGGATGTTAATGTCAAAGTTAATTATGGAAATGGCAGACAATTAGAAGGTTTATAGCAGGATTATTGGTGCACATGCCTCACATCTGAAATTAGTGGCATAGTAGCTAGTATAAGCACATAATCTGTAGTCTACAAGGTTTGGTTGTAATTGAAGTATTCACTACTTTAGTTGCTAGTGTATAAGGCCAGCTAAGATTTGTTACAATAAATAAGTGATATTACAAGAAAATCTATTGAACTTTCAGTGCTTTAGAAGTAATGAAGCCCCAATACAACATTATGACTTACTGGCTAATATTCTAAAAGAAGGCAAAAGTGAGTGGAAGTAATTAGTGAAGAAGTATTTTTGAATTTGCATAAGGTAACAAAAAATTGGCTAAGATTAGAAGAGGCAGAAGTGGGTGGATGGAGATAGTGAAGAAGGATTTGAATTTCCACACTCCAAGAAAGGTCTGGCCCATCAACTTTATATGTTGTAACAGGAAATAAGATTTATATAGTTGGGACAAAAGTTtgagattcaaattaaaataacataCGTAAATAAAGACACTAATAATTAGTGAGGACATTTGAGAATTTATCTGATTGGATTTCATTGTTGATCTCTTTGGAAGAGCCATAAAATCACTAGGTCTGCCCCTTGTTCTTGAGCAGTTGTATCAGCATAAAATAGACTGCATTTTTTAGTATGCAATGAGAGACTCACCTTTTGCCATCGTGGGGCAAGAAATTCATTCAAAGAAAGGCCTATTTCTCCATATGTCAGGGGAGAAACCCAGAAACCCCACTTCAACCAAACAGGCATAGAAGCTGAAACAAGAAGCTGAAACAAAAATCACAGCTGATCCTCTCAACTGGTTATATTAGAATGAGATTGGAGAAGAGGTATGATAACCTTACGTTGAGTGATAATGAAGCCACCAAATACAAACTGTAAAAATACTGCCAAACTACCAGCAGTCATGGCAGAAGTATGAGTCCGGAAGACTGCAGCCACGAAACGAAACATCGATAATGAAGATAAGTGCACCGCAAAAAGAAGAATGAACTGGCAGAAGAAcctgaaaacaaagaaaattattagAGTCATAACAAAAAGAAACTGAGTCTGCTTCTGCTTCTGCACTTACATTCCAAATTTTGGACAGCTATATAAATTAAAGGCcaacttcatttatttttactagACAAGAAAGATAAAGTAAACAttgatttctataaaaaaaaaaaaaaaggagataaaAATCTTTAAAACAAGAACACTAATTGATGAACCAAAAATACGGGGAAATGCACaattaaatttacaaattttcatGTCAAGTTCACCTTTTGGCCTCAGGACTATATCCAATTACATAATAAGTAAGAGATGTCCAAACTAGAGATTCCACAAATGAAAGTGGAACCTTTAAAACACTTGCTGGGATTGCATATGCCCAAGCTGGGTAAAAACagaattctttttgtttgtagaaTACTTCAAGCCTTTGAAGAGTCATGGCCAACTCTGGAAGTCCGTCAACAAGAAGTATGTTAAGAGAATAAAACAGGGCACCCATATAGTAATTTGCATGAAGAACATCAATATCCATCTGAGTCTGTAAAAATACAGTCATTGTGATACATGCAATGACAAAAAGCTGCAGATAGAAGAGACCAAAGCGAGTTTCAGATTTGCAGGGCCTTTgacaaaggaaataaagaacATGACTGCAATGTGAAGAATGAGAATCGGTTTTAATACAAAAGTACATTTCCTAACCTGAGTTGTTTTGAAGATATATATGAAAGAATTCCTTTTCATGAGAAGAAGCTCCCTTGATGCACATGCTCTAAAAAGTTCCCATTTAGAAAGAGAATACACACTAAAGGAAAGAGCGTCCTTATGGCTTTGGGATTTATCATATGGCTCCGAGAGCTCCTCATCTAGCTTCTTTCCATAAGGAGATTCCTTGAACTTCCTAGAGAACATATCAACTGAAACATAACTGTAAGGTACTTCCATGTGATACCAGTACTGTGCTTGATCTTTTCTAGAGATAACCTGCATAAAGATAGGACAAAGTTGttcttttaaagaaacaaaagcttataaaaagaaaaacaaatataagGCTTTTATGCACTTACCTCTTGGACAAAATCAGCAATCCCTTTCCTCTCAGGACACCTAAAACCCCAATCCTCAAAATATTCTAGAACATGATCACGTGGACCATGATACACAATCTTCCCTTCTGACATTAAAATAAGGtcatcaaaaagatcaaaggtTTCTGGTGCTGGCTGAAGAAGTGAAACCAGTACAGTAGCATCTGTGATATGCGCCATCTGCTGAAGACAAGTAACAATTTGAAATGCAGTGGAACTGTCTAAACCATTCGTTATTTCATCCATAAACAGGGCTTTTGTAGGACCTACAATCATCTCCCCTGCCAGATTTTAATTTAATTCCTTGTGGTCAAAATTGTAAGCTGAAATTGGGATTTAGCTATCTCAGTAACACTAGTAAATAACTGAACAACTATCATTCTATTATTCAAACTACCTGTAGTCAATCTTTTTTTCTGACCACCAGAGATACCTCTCCTCATGGCATTTCCAACTAGAGTGTCAGCGCAGATATCAAGTGCAAGAATCTGAGAAGCCAAGGCAGCAATACACATAAACTGGTAAGGCATTCATCCGTATAGGAATTACAAGATACAAGCTTTTCTTTCAGCTTAGTTAAAAGAGAGTGACCTTTAATATGTAATCTGTTTGAAGGGTTCCTTTTAGTCCTTTGACAGAAATTGCCTGTCCGAGAAAATGGTAAGATTAATATAGCAAAATATAACTTATGAATACCATCAAGAGGTAGGAACAAAAGAATATCATAGAATGACATGACTGTGGTGCACAATGCTTTCAATGAACTCGCATAATAATTATTGTACCTAAAGATattagagttttgtaacttcAATCAATAGCTGCACTAACTTTACTATGCCACATTGCTTTACTTTGACTTGCATGATAATGCACACGTAGAACCTAGGATTGCAATGTTACATGTTCTAATAAAGGAACATGTTCAATTACATGGTGTGCACTATCAAATTTGCAAACAAGGAGTATGTTGAAACAAAGAGACAGAGAAATTACAGAATAAAACTATTATGAAAGAATCTGCATATTCTCTGTATTTCTGTATGTATTGGTACTGATCAAGGaagcatatatataaatatgctAAAGTACCTTTGAGGATCTCTTGATTGGACTAAAATTAAGGACAAGtaatgttcctaaattttagttacAACCAAGGGCTAACATGTGCCAAATAAGATACGCCAATAACATGTGCTAAATATGATAATATGATAATTGAGTCTATACACTAACATCTCGCCCCATACTCGAGGTGGTTTGAAGGAAGCCGTCTTTAGTTTGAAGATGCGAATTGGATGATCAAACTCTTACACATTGCTATGTCTTTTGCTATGGCTATGATTCTTTCCATGTACAGCAGAGAATTTCCTCAGAGTAAGGGGATTCAGCCTCAAGGATTCCATCAATACTTTTTGACATTAtcagaagttttttttttttttttttcaatttcacaaaatatttatcTAATGGATTTGGGTGGGATTtgattccattttttttcccttttgctAATTTTCTAGTTGGGTGAGGAGGGATTTGAATCTTGGATGTCTTCGTTGGAAACACCAGAAAGtgtcaattgagctacaaggcccATGACCATGTTTGTTGATCAAAACAAAGGGATGTATTTTGACCTTATTAATTTCTCACATAGCCAAAGCACTCGGCATGTCCCCTTCATACATATAAAGAACAGTATTTGAATGATGCTATAGAAGTACAGATAAGTTCACAAACATGAAGGAAAAGAAGACTAGAGATGCAATAGTTACCTTCATGTAAGTGTCTATGTCTGGATCTGGAACAACTCCAGCTTCCTTCTCCCTTTCACTGACCTCCACCATAACCTCTTCATTAGGccaaaaaaagtattattattattatcatcatcattgttaTGAATTGATAGGGAATCTATAACTGAATCATCTTTAAGGAGAACCTCTAAGGAAAAGTTACCTGCTCGGCTTCCAACACCTTGACAACGTGCTGAAAAATCCAGTATTTCCCTCACAGTCATCTCATGAATGTTGAGGTCATTTTGGCTAATATAGGATGAAGTCTTTTGGGGAACAAACTCTTCTAGCTTGTATCCATTGTAAGAAATTTCCCCAGTAATCTTTTAGAGAAAAGGAGACAGAGGCATAATACAACACTTACATTACACACTGAAGTATTTGTCTCACATATTTTAATTGTTAACACAAGGACATAGGTATAATTTAAAAGTTCTTCTATGGCCACAACAAaatcttacaatattttcacaagcAGCTAAGGGGTCAGTTCGCTATAAGTTGGTATAGCATATAGACTCTGATATTTCAGTTTTATATGTTAGCATATATTAGGAaattactataatattttttatctctCACTCTTAATCCCAACCAAATTTTGAGAATTCCTTCTAGGAAGTATTTTTTACCAGAGCATACCAAAAATTAGCTGAAAACCCTTCTCACACTCTGCTAGAAAGTTCTTCCAACCAAGCCAATGGCCTATGCCTTCGCTCACTTGAACATGTTGGCAACTCCAGGCCACTGGTGTAGCCATCCTCTGAACATAATAGTTGTCCTCTGGTCTACATGGACATGGTTTCCTTCATGAGCGTATATTCCAAATTCAAGTTGTCTTCAAGTTTACACTTGATTTTGATGGGGATGTTAGAATAAATTACCATAAATACATAAGCCATGATGTATAACACCATAGGTTATTGTGGTTTTGTAATGCATTGGATTATTGTGGTTTAGGCTTACTATATTAAGTctaatctatttttatataaaccCTGCATTAAATATTGTAACATATAGTTCAATATAGCAAAGATGTGACTCATTGTCTTTCCGCCGTAGACATAGGCCATCAAGCCGAACTATGTTAATAGATTCTCTTATTTCTACTTTctctttttatgtgttttatttaattctttctattttaacattataaatttaaattgttaAGATCTACATAGGTATTGCTTTGAGCTTGTCTTGATCTTTTCTATAGTGATCTTTGGTAATTTGCATTGCAATTATTGTGAGTGTGAAACCTTGAGAGATTGGTTTAGATTCCCTGATAGAGCCTTTAAAAGGGTGGTCTTCCCACAACCCGGGGGACCAAGCAGTAGAGTTATCCTGCAAGAAAGGTAAGGCCATGTAAACACATTTCTAGCCTCATTAAAGCACATTTTTTAGTTCTCtctattgtttaaaaaaaaaaatcattgaagctaggaacacaacaaaaattgtaGTGAAATTGTAGAATTCTAGTATAATTTGggaatgttgtaaaattatagTGAATTTTTAATGTGCCCTTAAacagactaaaaaaaaaaaacttccgaGCATATAGTATGAAAATGTATTACAGATTCTAGTAAGTATTTCAATGTGAAGGGACAATATTCCCCACTCCAAAGCATTATAAATTTATGTATAGAGGTATTGTATCAATGAAGATTTCATAAAAATGGGATAGCACTAGGTAATAAGAAATCACAGTATAATATCTTTTCCAACTGAAAAGTCTGTACTAAATAAGCACCTCCAATGAATAAAGCATGACTACTCAATTACATGTCCCTCACatatctaaaaaatatactACGAGTCCTCAAAATTTCCTTAATAGACCAATCTAAATCatacaaaggtttttttttttcttaataaaatttcagtATATGATACCACTTAGAAGTATCCTGCAAGAAAGATGCCATTTAAAGAAGATATAAAGACAGACCAACAAAGTGAGGAActcaatttcaattatttttgtatataggCTATAGCTTACCTTCCTGGCTTTATGTTACCACTAACGTCATTGATGATGCTTATCTTGGTTTGACTTGACTTTGAACCTGGCAGCTTAGTGAATACCtgttaagaaagaaagaagacaaCCTTGATTTTCCAACATTCATACATGTTATATAATAAGTTGATAACTGtagcatatttttattttagataaaataaataaactattcaTAAATTGTAGGTTATACAATTCAGCAAGATTCAGAAAACCTAGGTTACTTCTTGGTTATTGATGCAGAATGAAAAGTGTAAAGGTGTTTGATATCATTCTAGTTAGATGTAAACCATTAAATCTATAAGGAACTTCTTGTAGTCTCAAGAAAAAAACTCTAGTATCGATCAGAAATAAAGAgccatatttttatattaaattattgaaaacaaattgttatttttgttttacaaatTGTAAGCCTATATAAAGGCTcctaaaaactttatttttaagtaaaaatatttcaaaatagaCATGATTCTAATTTGATAAGGaaaaccttaaaatcacctaaaatcaagaaaatagaatcctaaaattatgaaaattacataaaagtATGAAAATATAACAAATGACAAAAATTAATCCCATTTTCTTTGCTCTAAGATGGTCATACTGAGACACAAACATGCATGTGTATATGCATATTTATACCCCATgatgccttttatttttattttttgtttttcaaaacttCTATCTCAAAGCTAAAAATCCATAAATCTAACTCTGAATTACtctccaaaaatgaaaatacttaCAGAGAGTACGCTTTTAAGAGAATTCCATAGTGTTGGAAGGGGCTTGCCGTGAACCACCTCACATTCAGCCTCCACATGCAAATTTTTGTATCTAACCTCCACAGTGGGCAATTTTACACCAACACTGTAAAAACAATTCATTTTTTGGtaagcttcaaaaaaaaaaaaaattcagacaAATGAACTGTTCATTATGCATGGAAAAAATCACTAACTCGTTGAGCAATGAAAAAGATAGCAAGAGCAATGAACAGCAACATGGTATGTGAATTCAATTCTAGCATGCAAGCTTTTGCTTCTCTATGTATGACTTTGTTGCTATGACATCAATTCCATTCAAATTGATTCTACATACATATGTTGCTTGTATATACTTAG contains these protein-coding regions:
- the LOC126716714 gene encoding pleiotropic drug resistance protein 3-like isoform X2, encoding MAEYDLQWAAIERLPTFERLRSSLFDNNGDVGGTENKGKRVIDVTKLGAQERHLFIEKLIKHIEHDNLHLLRKIKNRIDNVGVKLPTVEVRYKNLHVEAECEVVHGKPLPTLWNSLKSVLSVFTKLPGSKSSQTKISIINDVSGNIKPGRITLLLGPPGCGKTTLLKALSGNLNQSLKITGEISYNGYKLEEFVPQKTSSYISQNDLNIHEMTVREILDFSARCQGVGSRAEVMVEVSEREKEAGVVPDPDIDTYMKAISVKGLKGTLQTDYILKILALDICADTLVGNAMRRGISGGQKKRLTTGEMIVGPTKALFMDEITNGLDSSTAFQIVTCLQQMAHITDATVLVSLLQPAPETFDLFDDLILMSEGKIVYHGPRDHVLEYFEDWGFRCPERKGIADFVQEVISRKDQAQYWYHMEVPYSYVSVDMFSRKFKESPYGKKLDEELSEPYDKSQSHKDALSFSVYSLSKWELFRACASRELLLMKRNSFIYIFKTTQTQMDIDVLHANYYMGALFYSLNILLVDGLPELAMTLQRLEVFYKQKEFCFYPAWAYAIPASVLKVPLSFVESLVWTSLTYYVIGYSPEAKRFFCQFILLFAVHLSSLSMFRFVAAVFRTHTSAMTAGSLAVFLQFVFGGFIITQPSMPVWLKWGFWVSPLTYGEIGLSLNEFLAPRWQKMLSTNTTIGQEILKSRGLNFDGYLYWISLGALFGFTIVFNIGYILALSFLKSPGSSRAIISHEKLSEIRGSEDSHDGTHQDKKSRNSPPLTSIEPKKGRMVLPFTPLTVAFQDVQYYVDTPLEMRENGFTNKKLQILSDIMGALRPGVLTALMGVSGAGKTTLLDVLAGRKTSGYIEGQIKIGGYPKVQETFARVSGYCEQTDIHSPQITVEESVIFSAWLRLSPQIDAKTKAEFVNEVLETIELDGIKDALVGIPGVTGLSNEQRKRLTIAVELVANPSIIFMDEPTTGLDARAAAIVMRAVKNAADTGRTIVCTIHQPSIDLFEAFDELILLKTGGHLIYSGQLGEHSSSVIEYFESIPRVPKIRNNYNPAAWMLDVTSTSAEAKLGIDFALKYRESALYEKNKELVRQLSSPPPGSRDLYFPTLFSQNGWGQFKSCLWKQHLAYWRSPAYNLMRILFALISALIFGVLYWNQGKKINNQQNVFNIFGAMYSAVIFLGISNCTKVLPYVATERTVMYREKFAGMYSSWAYSLAQVIVEVPYLFIETVIFVMIIYPMIGYYGSAYKVSWYFYVTFCSLLYYNYLGMLLVSFTPNYMVATILSSGFYTTFNLFAGFLIPGPQIPKWWIWLYYLTPTSWSLNGLLTSMYGDINKDIMVFGETKTVVAFLKDYFGFHHDQLPLVAIVLIAYPLVFASLFAYFIAQLNFQRR
- the LOC126716714 gene encoding pleiotropic drug resistance protein 3-like isoform X1 — encoded protein: MAEYDLQWAAIERLPTFERLRSSLFDNNGDVGGTENKGKRVIDVTKLGAQERHLFIEKLIKHIEHDNLHLLRKIKNRIDNVGVKLPTVEVRYKNLHVEAECEVVHGKPLPTLWNSLKSVLSVFTKLPGSKSSQTKISIINDVSGNIKPGRITLLLGPPGCGKTTLLKALSGNLNQSLKITGEISYNGYKLEEFVPQKTSSYISQNDLNIHEMTVREILDFSARCQGVGSRAEVMVEVSEREKEAGVVPDPDIDTYMKAISVKGLKGTLQTDYILKILALDICADTLVGNAMRRGISGGQKKRLTTGEMIVGPTKALFMDEITNGLDSSTAFQIVTCLQQMAHITDATVLVSLLQPAPETFDLFDDLILMSEGKIVYHGPRDHVLEYFEDWGFRCPERKGIADFVQEVISRKDQAQYWYHMEVPYSYVSVDMFSRKFKESPYGKKLDEELSEPYDKSQSHKDALSFSVYSLSKWELFRACASRELLLMKRNSFIYIFKTTQLFVIACITMTVFLQTQMDIDVLHANYYMGALFYSLNILLVDGLPELAMTLQRLEVFYKQKEFCFYPAWAYAIPASVLKVPLSFVESLVWTSLTYYVIGYSPEAKRFFCQFILLFAVHLSSLSMFRFVAAVFRTHTSAMTAGSLAVFLQFVFGGFIITQPSMPVWLKWGFWVSPLTYGEIGLSLNEFLAPRWQKMLSTNTTIGQEILKSRGLNFDGYLYWISLGALFGFTIVFNIGYILALSFLKSPGSSRAIISHEKLSEIRGSEDSHDGTHQDKKSRNSPPLTSIEPKKGRMVLPFTPLTVAFQDVQYYVDTPLEMRENGFTNKKLQILSDIMGALRPGVLTALMGVSGAGKTTLLDVLAGRKTSGYIEGQIKIGGYPKVQETFARVSGYCEQTDIHSPQITVEESVIFSAWLRLSPQIDAKTKAEFVNEVLETIELDGIKDALVGIPGVTGLSNEQRKRLTIAVELVANPSIIFMDEPTTGLDARAAAIVMRAVKNAADTGRTIVCTIHQPSIDLFEAFDELILLKTGGHLIYSGQLGEHSSSVIEYFESIPRVPKIRNNYNPAAWMLDVTSTSAEAKLGIDFALKYRESALYEKNKELVRQLSSPPPGSRDLYFPTLFSQNGWGQFKSCLWKQHLAYWRSPAYNLMRILFALISALIFGVLYWNQGKKINNQQNVFNIFGAMYSAVIFLGISNCTKVLPYVATERTVMYREKFAGMYSSWAYSLAQVIVEVPYLFIETVIFVMIIYPMIGYYGSAYKVSWYFYVTFCSLLYYNYLGMLLVSFTPNYMVATILSSGFYTTFNLFAGFLIPGPQIPKWWIWLYYLTPTSWSLNGLLTSMYGDINKDIMVFGETKTVVAFLKDYFGFHHDQLPLVAIVLIAYPLVFASLFAYFIAQLNFQRR